A genomic stretch from Pomacea canaliculata isolate SZHN2017 linkage group LG2, ASM307304v1, whole genome shotgun sequence includes:
- the LOC112558308 gene encoding sodium-dependent phosphate transport protein 2A-like isoform X1, translated as MYDHGADHNNHPETRGHNGLDQTRNRDIHGRTDPTAVAMLEDQDDEGCVIECLSENGHGYGYGFLLPADRLPAPNTSSTAFCNGHQPNDSGFSSRIWEDPAAFTQREVQIEELNKAVAIVARGDDPDNDDGNNAGQNNECCSLRGAFLSVMKVIGVICLLYIFICTLDLLSSAFRLLGGKTAGSVFHDSELFHNPITGLMIGVLATVILQSSSTSTSIAITMVSSGIIEVRPAIPIIMGANIGTTVTNTLVSLAHSMDPKEFRRAFSGATVHDVFNWLTVLILLPLEYFAGYLYHLTTQIVQSLNLENLHTQNQDLLKKLTKPLTQRIVTVDENIITEIAEGKMDPAKARLLKVVCKYGTEVVQTLKNETGDGGNVTFSNHTRKFPLENCQSLFALLDWSDSVSGSVLFLISIFLLSICLYLMVKMLHSMLGGHLARAAKHIINADFPYPFSCLTGYVALLVGAGMTILVQSSSVFTSALTPLVGVGCLKLERMYPLTLGSNIGTTATGILAALASSGSTMRFALQIALCHLFFNVSGILLFYPVPCMRRIPLRAARFLGHTTARYRWFAAFYLIMMFLVLPGCFLALSFSGNITFITVLVLLALLSLVVVVLNLLQKSRFRSKLPRQLQTWSWLPLWLRSLEPLDRLLRWLFSPLERICCACCMRKCHCLSHRATRSEIDSDDEDNDASTTSSDEGEDDESYGCCCLRKTGQQSDSSLREIQSSSVWNKRTLSPKEPIYRPVGKPDKGMGNPVHSRTPLITSPESIV; from the exons ATGTACGACCACGGAGCCGACCATAATAACCACCCTGAAACTCGTGGCCACAACGGGTTGGATCAAACCCGAAACCGTGACATTCATGGAAGGACGGACCCAACCGCTGTTGCGATGTTGGAAGATCAGGATGACGAAGGATGTGTAATAGAGTGCCTGTCCgaaaat GGTCACGGCTATGGCTACGGCTTTCTCTTGCCCGCTGACAGACTGCCAGCGCCCAACACCTCATCGACGGCTTTTTGCAACGGACACCAGCCTAATGACTCAGGCTTTTCTTCCCGAATATGGGAGGACCCCGCTGCTTTCACTCAGCGAGAAGTGCAAATTGAGGAGTTGAATAAGGCAGTGGCGATTGTGGCACGTGGCGACGATCCAGACAACGATGACGGTAATAATG CAGGACAAAACAACGAGTGTTGCAGTTTGCGGGGTGCTTTCCTGAGTGTAATGAAAGTGATTGGCGTAATATGCCTCCTTTACATCTTTATCTGCACTCTGGACCTCCTGAGCAGTGCTTTCCGCTTGCTCGGTGGAAAAACTGCAG GGAGCGTGTTTCATGACAGTGAGTTGTTCCATAACCCCATCACCGGGCTTATGATTGGAGTCCTGGCTACTGTCATCTTGCAGAGTTCTTCCACCTCCACTTCTATTGCCATTACCATGGTCTCTTCTGGCA tCATCGAAGTCAGGCCAGCTATACCCATTATAATGGGTGCAAACATTGGCACAACTGTCACAAACACCTTGGTTTCACTAGCACATTCTATGGACCCAAAGGAGTTCCGTCGTGCTTTCAGTGGTGCCACCGTGCACGATGTTTTTAACTGGCTGACTGTGTTGATTCTGCTTCCACTGGAATATTTTGCTG GCTACCTCTACCATCTAACTACACAGATAGTGCAGAGTTTGAACTTAGAAAACCTGCATACACAAAATCAGGATCTTCTAAAGAAACTAACGAAGCCTTTAACACAACGTATTGTTACG gttgatgaaaacattatcaCAGAAATAGCAGAAGGAAAGATGGACCCTGCAAAGGCTCGACTTCTGAAG GTGGTCTGCAAGTATGGTACAGAAGTGgtacagacattaaaaaatgagaCTGGGGATGGTGGAAATGTCACATTCAGTAACCACACAAGAAAATTTCCGCTAGAAAACT GCCAGTCTTTATTTGCTCTGCTGGACTGGAGTGATAGCGTCTCAGGGAGCGTCCTTTTCTTGATCTCCATCTTCCTGCTGTCCATCTGCTTGTATCTGATGGTCAAGATGCTGCACTCCATGCTGGGCGGACACCTCGCACGCGCCGCAAAGCACATCATCAACGCTGACTTCCCCTACCCATTCTCTTGTCTTACAGGCTATGTTGCTCTCTTGGTGGGAGCAGGGATGACAATACTGGTCCAGAGCTCCTCCGTCTTCACATCTGCCCTTACCCCACTCGTGGGAGTGGGCTGCCTGAAGCTAGAACGAATGTACCCTCTAACTCTCGGCTCAAACATCGGCACCACAGCTACTGGCATACTGGCTGCTTTGGCATCCTCAGGTTCCACTATGCGCTTTGCTTTGCAGATAGCCTTATGTCACCTCTTCTTCAACGTCTCTGGAATTTTGCTGTTTTACCCTGTTCCTTGTATGAGGCGCATTCCTTTAAGAGCAGCACGTTTCCTGGGCCACACCACAGCTCGGTACAGATGGTTTGCTGCCTTCTACTTGATAATGATGTTCCTGGTCCTGCCTGGCTGCTTCCTTGCCTTGTCCTTTTCCGGGAACATAACCTTCATCACTGTGCTGGTCCTGCTGGCATTATTGtcactggtggtggtggtgctgaaCCTGCTGCAGAAGAGCCGATTTCGATCAAAGCTCCCCCGCCAACTCCAGACGTGGTCATGGCTTCCCCTGTGGCTGCGCTCCTTAGAACCCCTGGACAGGTTGCTGCGTTGGCTTTTCTCACCTCTGGAGCGGATCTGCTGTGCATGCTGCATGAGAAAATGTCACTGTCTATCGCACAGAGCAACCAGATCAGAAattgacagtgatgatgaagacaatgatGCTAGTACCACAAGCAGTGATGAAGGAGAGGATGATGAATCATATGGGTGCTGCTGCCTCAGAAAAACGGGACAACAGTCAGATTCTTCTCTTCGAGAAATACAGAGCAGTAGTGTCTGGAATAAGAGGACTTTATCCCCAAAAGAACCTATTTATAGGCCTGTGGGGAAACCTGATAAGGGTATGGGTAATCCAGTCCACTCGCGCACACCTCTCATAACATCGCCAGAAAGTATTGTATGA
- the LOC112558308 gene encoding sodium-dependent phosphate transport protein 2A-like isoform X2 — MYDHGADHNNHPETRGHNGLDQTRNRDIHGRTDPTAVAMLEDQDDEGCVIECLSENGHGYGYGFLLPADRLPAPNTSSTAFCNGHQPNDSGFSSRIWEDPAAFTQREVQIEELNKAVAIVARGDDPDNDDGNNGQNNECCSLRGAFLSVMKVIGVICLLYIFICTLDLLSSAFRLLGGKTAGSVFHDSELFHNPITGLMIGVLATVILQSSSTSTSIAITMVSSGIIEVRPAIPIIMGANIGTTVTNTLVSLAHSMDPKEFRRAFSGATVHDVFNWLTVLILLPLEYFAGYLYHLTTQIVQSLNLENLHTQNQDLLKKLTKPLTQRIVTVDENIITEIAEGKMDPAKARLLKVVCKYGTEVVQTLKNETGDGGNVTFSNHTRKFPLENCQSLFALLDWSDSVSGSVLFLISIFLLSICLYLMVKMLHSMLGGHLARAAKHIINADFPYPFSCLTGYVALLVGAGMTILVQSSSVFTSALTPLVGVGCLKLERMYPLTLGSNIGTTATGILAALASSGSTMRFALQIALCHLFFNVSGILLFYPVPCMRRIPLRAARFLGHTTARYRWFAAFYLIMMFLVLPGCFLALSFSGNITFITVLVLLALLSLVVVVLNLLQKSRFRSKLPRQLQTWSWLPLWLRSLEPLDRLLRWLFSPLERICCACCMRKCHCLSHRATRSEIDSDDEDNDASTTSSDEGEDDESYGCCCLRKTGQQSDSSLREIQSSSVWNKRTLSPKEPIYRPVGKPDKGMGNPVHSRTPLITSPESIV, encoded by the exons ATGTACGACCACGGAGCCGACCATAATAACCACCCTGAAACTCGTGGCCACAACGGGTTGGATCAAACCCGAAACCGTGACATTCATGGAAGGACGGACCCAACCGCTGTTGCGATGTTGGAAGATCAGGATGACGAAGGATGTGTAATAGAGTGCCTGTCCgaaaat GGTCACGGCTATGGCTACGGCTTTCTCTTGCCCGCTGACAGACTGCCAGCGCCCAACACCTCATCGACGGCTTTTTGCAACGGACACCAGCCTAATGACTCAGGCTTTTCTTCCCGAATATGGGAGGACCCCGCTGCTTTCACTCAGCGAGAAGTGCAAATTGAGGAGTTGAATAAGGCAGTGGCGATTGTGGCACGTGGCGACGATCCAGACAACGATGACGGTAATAATG GACAAAACAACGAGTGTTGCAGTTTGCGGGGTGCTTTCCTGAGTGTAATGAAAGTGATTGGCGTAATATGCCTCCTTTACATCTTTATCTGCACTCTGGACCTCCTGAGCAGTGCTTTCCGCTTGCTCGGTGGAAAAACTGCAG GGAGCGTGTTTCATGACAGTGAGTTGTTCCATAACCCCATCACCGGGCTTATGATTGGAGTCCTGGCTACTGTCATCTTGCAGAGTTCTTCCACCTCCACTTCTATTGCCATTACCATGGTCTCTTCTGGCA tCATCGAAGTCAGGCCAGCTATACCCATTATAATGGGTGCAAACATTGGCACAACTGTCACAAACACCTTGGTTTCACTAGCACATTCTATGGACCCAAAGGAGTTCCGTCGTGCTTTCAGTGGTGCCACCGTGCACGATGTTTTTAACTGGCTGACTGTGTTGATTCTGCTTCCACTGGAATATTTTGCTG GCTACCTCTACCATCTAACTACACAGATAGTGCAGAGTTTGAACTTAGAAAACCTGCATACACAAAATCAGGATCTTCTAAAGAAACTAACGAAGCCTTTAACACAACGTATTGTTACG gttgatgaaaacattatcaCAGAAATAGCAGAAGGAAAGATGGACCCTGCAAAGGCTCGACTTCTGAAG GTGGTCTGCAAGTATGGTACAGAAGTGgtacagacattaaaaaatgagaCTGGGGATGGTGGAAATGTCACATTCAGTAACCACACAAGAAAATTTCCGCTAGAAAACT GCCAGTCTTTATTTGCTCTGCTGGACTGGAGTGATAGCGTCTCAGGGAGCGTCCTTTTCTTGATCTCCATCTTCCTGCTGTCCATCTGCTTGTATCTGATGGTCAAGATGCTGCACTCCATGCTGGGCGGACACCTCGCACGCGCCGCAAAGCACATCATCAACGCTGACTTCCCCTACCCATTCTCTTGTCTTACAGGCTATGTTGCTCTCTTGGTGGGAGCAGGGATGACAATACTGGTCCAGAGCTCCTCCGTCTTCACATCTGCCCTTACCCCACTCGTGGGAGTGGGCTGCCTGAAGCTAGAACGAATGTACCCTCTAACTCTCGGCTCAAACATCGGCACCACAGCTACTGGCATACTGGCTGCTTTGGCATCCTCAGGTTCCACTATGCGCTTTGCTTTGCAGATAGCCTTATGTCACCTCTTCTTCAACGTCTCTGGAATTTTGCTGTTTTACCCTGTTCCTTGTATGAGGCGCATTCCTTTAAGAGCAGCACGTTTCCTGGGCCACACCACAGCTCGGTACAGATGGTTTGCTGCCTTCTACTTGATAATGATGTTCCTGGTCCTGCCTGGCTGCTTCCTTGCCTTGTCCTTTTCCGGGAACATAACCTTCATCACTGTGCTGGTCCTGCTGGCATTATTGtcactggtggtggtggtgctgaaCCTGCTGCAGAAGAGCCGATTTCGATCAAAGCTCCCCCGCCAACTCCAGACGTGGTCATGGCTTCCCCTGTGGCTGCGCTCCTTAGAACCCCTGGACAGGTTGCTGCGTTGGCTTTTCTCACCTCTGGAGCGGATCTGCTGTGCATGCTGCATGAGAAAATGTCACTGTCTATCGCACAGAGCAACCAGATCAGAAattgacagtgatgatgaagacaatgatGCTAGTACCACAAGCAGTGATGAAGGAGAGGATGATGAATCATATGGGTGCTGCTGCCTCAGAAAAACGGGACAACAGTCAGATTCTTCTCTTCGAGAAATACAGAGCAGTAGTGTCTGGAATAAGAGGACTTTATCCCCAAAAGAACCTATTTATAGGCCTGTGGGGAAACCTGATAAGGGTATGGGTAATCCAGTCCACTCGCGCACACCTCTCATAACATCGCCAGAAAGTATTGTATGA
- the LOC112558308 gene encoding sodium-dependent phosphate transport protein 2A-like isoform X3 has translation MYDHGADHNNHPETRGHNGLDQTRNRDIHGRTDPTAVAMLEDQDDEGCVIECLSENGHGYGYGFLLPADRLPAPNTSSTAFCNGHQPNDSGFSSRIWEDPAAFTQREVQIEELNKAVAIVARGDDPDNDDAGQNNECCSLRGAFLSVMKVIGVICLLYIFICTLDLLSSAFRLLGGKTAGSVFHDSELFHNPITGLMIGVLATVILQSSSTSTSIAITMVSSGIIEVRPAIPIIMGANIGTTVTNTLVSLAHSMDPKEFRRAFSGATVHDVFNWLTVLILLPLEYFAGYLYHLTTQIVQSLNLENLHTQNQDLLKKLTKPLTQRIVTVDENIITEIAEGKMDPAKARLLKVVCKYGTEVVQTLKNETGDGGNVTFSNHTRKFPLENCQSLFALLDWSDSVSGSVLFLISIFLLSICLYLMVKMLHSMLGGHLARAAKHIINADFPYPFSCLTGYVALLVGAGMTILVQSSSVFTSALTPLVGVGCLKLERMYPLTLGSNIGTTATGILAALASSGSTMRFALQIALCHLFFNVSGILLFYPVPCMRRIPLRAARFLGHTTARYRWFAAFYLIMMFLVLPGCFLALSFSGNITFITVLVLLALLSLVVVVLNLLQKSRFRSKLPRQLQTWSWLPLWLRSLEPLDRLLRWLFSPLERICCACCMRKCHCLSHRATRSEIDSDDEDNDASTTSSDEGEDDESYGCCCLRKTGQQSDSSLREIQSSSVWNKRTLSPKEPIYRPVGKPDKGMGNPVHSRTPLITSPESIV, from the exons ATGTACGACCACGGAGCCGACCATAATAACCACCCTGAAACTCGTGGCCACAACGGGTTGGATCAAACCCGAAACCGTGACATTCATGGAAGGACGGACCCAACCGCTGTTGCGATGTTGGAAGATCAGGATGACGAAGGATGTGTAATAGAGTGCCTGTCCgaaaat GGTCACGGCTATGGCTACGGCTTTCTCTTGCCCGCTGACAGACTGCCAGCGCCCAACACCTCATCGACGGCTTTTTGCAACGGACACCAGCCTAATGACTCAGGCTTTTCTTCCCGAATATGGGAGGACCCCGCTGCTTTCACTCAGCGAGAAGTGCAAATTGAGGAGTTGAATAAGGCAGTGGCGATTGTGGCACGTGGCGACGATCCAGACAACGATGACG CAGGACAAAACAACGAGTGTTGCAGTTTGCGGGGTGCTTTCCTGAGTGTAATGAAAGTGATTGGCGTAATATGCCTCCTTTACATCTTTATCTGCACTCTGGACCTCCTGAGCAGTGCTTTCCGCTTGCTCGGTGGAAAAACTGCAG GGAGCGTGTTTCATGACAGTGAGTTGTTCCATAACCCCATCACCGGGCTTATGATTGGAGTCCTGGCTACTGTCATCTTGCAGAGTTCTTCCACCTCCACTTCTATTGCCATTACCATGGTCTCTTCTGGCA tCATCGAAGTCAGGCCAGCTATACCCATTATAATGGGTGCAAACATTGGCACAACTGTCACAAACACCTTGGTTTCACTAGCACATTCTATGGACCCAAAGGAGTTCCGTCGTGCTTTCAGTGGTGCCACCGTGCACGATGTTTTTAACTGGCTGACTGTGTTGATTCTGCTTCCACTGGAATATTTTGCTG GCTACCTCTACCATCTAACTACACAGATAGTGCAGAGTTTGAACTTAGAAAACCTGCATACACAAAATCAGGATCTTCTAAAGAAACTAACGAAGCCTTTAACACAACGTATTGTTACG gttgatgaaaacattatcaCAGAAATAGCAGAAGGAAAGATGGACCCTGCAAAGGCTCGACTTCTGAAG GTGGTCTGCAAGTATGGTACAGAAGTGgtacagacattaaaaaatgagaCTGGGGATGGTGGAAATGTCACATTCAGTAACCACACAAGAAAATTTCCGCTAGAAAACT GCCAGTCTTTATTTGCTCTGCTGGACTGGAGTGATAGCGTCTCAGGGAGCGTCCTTTTCTTGATCTCCATCTTCCTGCTGTCCATCTGCTTGTATCTGATGGTCAAGATGCTGCACTCCATGCTGGGCGGACACCTCGCACGCGCCGCAAAGCACATCATCAACGCTGACTTCCCCTACCCATTCTCTTGTCTTACAGGCTATGTTGCTCTCTTGGTGGGAGCAGGGATGACAATACTGGTCCAGAGCTCCTCCGTCTTCACATCTGCCCTTACCCCACTCGTGGGAGTGGGCTGCCTGAAGCTAGAACGAATGTACCCTCTAACTCTCGGCTCAAACATCGGCACCACAGCTACTGGCATACTGGCTGCTTTGGCATCCTCAGGTTCCACTATGCGCTTTGCTTTGCAGATAGCCTTATGTCACCTCTTCTTCAACGTCTCTGGAATTTTGCTGTTTTACCCTGTTCCTTGTATGAGGCGCATTCCTTTAAGAGCAGCACGTTTCCTGGGCCACACCACAGCTCGGTACAGATGGTTTGCTGCCTTCTACTTGATAATGATGTTCCTGGTCCTGCCTGGCTGCTTCCTTGCCTTGTCCTTTTCCGGGAACATAACCTTCATCACTGTGCTGGTCCTGCTGGCATTATTGtcactggtggtggtggtgctgaaCCTGCTGCAGAAGAGCCGATTTCGATCAAAGCTCCCCCGCCAACTCCAGACGTGGTCATGGCTTCCCCTGTGGCTGCGCTCCTTAGAACCCCTGGACAGGTTGCTGCGTTGGCTTTTCTCACCTCTGGAGCGGATCTGCTGTGCATGCTGCATGAGAAAATGTCACTGTCTATCGCACAGAGCAACCAGATCAGAAattgacagtgatgatgaagacaatgatGCTAGTACCACAAGCAGTGATGAAGGAGAGGATGATGAATCATATGGGTGCTGCTGCCTCAGAAAAACGGGACAACAGTCAGATTCTTCTCTTCGAGAAATACAGAGCAGTAGTGTCTGGAATAAGAGGACTTTATCCCCAAAAGAACCTATTTATAGGCCTGTGGGGAAACCTGATAAGGGTATGGGTAATCCAGTCCACTCGCGCACACCTCTCATAACATCGCCAGAAAGTATTGTATGA
- the LOC112558308 gene encoding sodium-dependent phosphate transport protein 2A-like isoform X4, protein MYDHGADHNNHPETRGHNGLDQTRNRDIHGRTDPTAVAMLEDQDDEGCVIECLSENGHGYGYGFLLPADRLPAPNTSSTAFCNGHQPNDSGFSSRIWEDPAAFTQREVQIEELNKAVAIVARGDDPDNDDGQNNECCSLRGAFLSVMKVIGVICLLYIFICTLDLLSSAFRLLGGKTAGSVFHDSELFHNPITGLMIGVLATVILQSSSTSTSIAITMVSSGIIEVRPAIPIIMGANIGTTVTNTLVSLAHSMDPKEFRRAFSGATVHDVFNWLTVLILLPLEYFAGYLYHLTTQIVQSLNLENLHTQNQDLLKKLTKPLTQRIVTVDENIITEIAEGKMDPAKARLLKVVCKYGTEVVQTLKNETGDGGNVTFSNHTRKFPLENCQSLFALLDWSDSVSGSVLFLISIFLLSICLYLMVKMLHSMLGGHLARAAKHIINADFPYPFSCLTGYVALLVGAGMTILVQSSSVFTSALTPLVGVGCLKLERMYPLTLGSNIGTTATGILAALASSGSTMRFALQIALCHLFFNVSGILLFYPVPCMRRIPLRAARFLGHTTARYRWFAAFYLIMMFLVLPGCFLALSFSGNITFITVLVLLALLSLVVVVLNLLQKSRFRSKLPRQLQTWSWLPLWLRSLEPLDRLLRWLFSPLERICCACCMRKCHCLSHRATRSEIDSDDEDNDASTTSSDEGEDDESYGCCCLRKTGQQSDSSLREIQSSSVWNKRTLSPKEPIYRPVGKPDKGMGNPVHSRTPLITSPESIV, encoded by the exons ATGTACGACCACGGAGCCGACCATAATAACCACCCTGAAACTCGTGGCCACAACGGGTTGGATCAAACCCGAAACCGTGACATTCATGGAAGGACGGACCCAACCGCTGTTGCGATGTTGGAAGATCAGGATGACGAAGGATGTGTAATAGAGTGCCTGTCCgaaaat GGTCACGGCTATGGCTACGGCTTTCTCTTGCCCGCTGACAGACTGCCAGCGCCCAACACCTCATCGACGGCTTTTTGCAACGGACACCAGCCTAATGACTCAGGCTTTTCTTCCCGAATATGGGAGGACCCCGCTGCTTTCACTCAGCGAGAAGTGCAAATTGAGGAGTTGAATAAGGCAGTGGCGATTGTGGCACGTGGCGACGATCCAGACAACGATGACG GACAAAACAACGAGTGTTGCAGTTTGCGGGGTGCTTTCCTGAGTGTAATGAAAGTGATTGGCGTAATATGCCTCCTTTACATCTTTATCTGCACTCTGGACCTCCTGAGCAGTGCTTTCCGCTTGCTCGGTGGAAAAACTGCAG GGAGCGTGTTTCATGACAGTGAGTTGTTCCATAACCCCATCACCGGGCTTATGATTGGAGTCCTGGCTACTGTCATCTTGCAGAGTTCTTCCACCTCCACTTCTATTGCCATTACCATGGTCTCTTCTGGCA tCATCGAAGTCAGGCCAGCTATACCCATTATAATGGGTGCAAACATTGGCACAACTGTCACAAACACCTTGGTTTCACTAGCACATTCTATGGACCCAAAGGAGTTCCGTCGTGCTTTCAGTGGTGCCACCGTGCACGATGTTTTTAACTGGCTGACTGTGTTGATTCTGCTTCCACTGGAATATTTTGCTG GCTACCTCTACCATCTAACTACACAGATAGTGCAGAGTTTGAACTTAGAAAACCTGCATACACAAAATCAGGATCTTCTAAAGAAACTAACGAAGCCTTTAACACAACGTATTGTTACG gttgatgaaaacattatcaCAGAAATAGCAGAAGGAAAGATGGACCCTGCAAAGGCTCGACTTCTGAAG GTGGTCTGCAAGTATGGTACAGAAGTGgtacagacattaaaaaatgagaCTGGGGATGGTGGAAATGTCACATTCAGTAACCACACAAGAAAATTTCCGCTAGAAAACT GCCAGTCTTTATTTGCTCTGCTGGACTGGAGTGATAGCGTCTCAGGGAGCGTCCTTTTCTTGATCTCCATCTTCCTGCTGTCCATCTGCTTGTATCTGATGGTCAAGATGCTGCACTCCATGCTGGGCGGACACCTCGCACGCGCCGCAAAGCACATCATCAACGCTGACTTCCCCTACCCATTCTCTTGTCTTACAGGCTATGTTGCTCTCTTGGTGGGAGCAGGGATGACAATACTGGTCCAGAGCTCCTCCGTCTTCACATCTGCCCTTACCCCACTCGTGGGAGTGGGCTGCCTGAAGCTAGAACGAATGTACCCTCTAACTCTCGGCTCAAACATCGGCACCACAGCTACTGGCATACTGGCTGCTTTGGCATCCTCAGGTTCCACTATGCGCTTTGCTTTGCAGATAGCCTTATGTCACCTCTTCTTCAACGTCTCTGGAATTTTGCTGTTTTACCCTGTTCCTTGTATGAGGCGCATTCCTTTAAGAGCAGCACGTTTCCTGGGCCACACCACAGCTCGGTACAGATGGTTTGCTGCCTTCTACTTGATAATGATGTTCCTGGTCCTGCCTGGCTGCTTCCTTGCCTTGTCCTTTTCCGGGAACATAACCTTCATCACTGTGCTGGTCCTGCTGGCATTATTGtcactggtggtggtggtgctgaaCCTGCTGCAGAAGAGCCGATTTCGATCAAAGCTCCCCCGCCAACTCCAGACGTGGTCATGGCTTCCCCTGTGGCTGCGCTCCTTAGAACCCCTGGACAGGTTGCTGCGTTGGCTTTTCTCACCTCTGGAGCGGATCTGCTGTGCATGCTGCATGAGAAAATGTCACTGTCTATCGCACAGAGCAACCAGATCAGAAattgacagtgatgatgaagacaatgatGCTAGTACCACAAGCAGTGATGAAGGAGAGGATGATGAATCATATGGGTGCTGCTGCCTCAGAAAAACGGGACAACAGTCAGATTCTTCTCTTCGAGAAATACAGAGCAGTAGTGTCTGGAATAAGAGGACTTTATCCCCAAAAGAACCTATTTATAGGCCTGTGGGGAAACCTGATAAGGGTATGGGTAATCCAGTCCACTCGCGCACACCTCTCATAACATCGCCAGAAAGTATTGTATGA